The genomic window ATGGGAGCAATGGATGTTGGGGAATGGATACATTCTTATGCAAATGACAAGGGATTCCTTAAAAATGTGGTTGCTGTGGGAAATTCGCTTGCGGATTTTTATTGCAAGTGTGGTAATCTATGTGCTGCGTGGAGCATTTTCAATGGGATGACTAAGAAGAACGTAGTTTCTTGGAACGTTATGATATCCGGTTTGGCTTATAATGGAGAGGGTGAAGCAGGGGTTGGCCTGTTTGATGAAATGGGAGGAGAAGGAGTGGCCCCTACAGATTCCACTTTTGTTGGGGTGTTAGCTTGTTGTGCTCATTCTGGTTTGGTCGATAGAGGACGCGAGCTGTTTGCTTCTATGAGCCAAAAGTTTCAGCTTTCACCAAAGCCAGAGCATTATGGTTGTGTTATTGATCTTCTTGGACGTTGTGGGAATGTGAGGGAAGCTCATGAGTTGATTAGCAGCATGCCAATGAAACCAAGTGCTGCTTTATGGGGCGCTTTGCTCAGTGCCTGCCGCACTCATGGTGATAGGGAAGTTGCCGAAATTGCGGCAAAAGAGCTCGTTAGGCTTGAACCATGGAACTCTGGGAATTATGTGTTGTTGTCCAATATTTATGCAGAGGAAGGGAGGTGGGATGAGGTTGAGAAAGTGAGAATGTTGATGAGGGGTGGTGGTGTCAAGAAAGTTCTGGGGCAGAGTGCAACCGGGTAGTTTGCATTGCAGGAATCCGGGTTTTGTTGAGAAATGACTTTGCCACTGAGTTGCCACCTACAGAAGGAATATGGTGCACTATGTTTACTGAAACAAGTAATGCATGGGCATTAAAGGATGGCACAAATCTTGTTTGAGTATTCTAAAAGAACAATTAGAGTGCTATCCTGTTACAGGAGTGATTCCTGATCAAATATCCAATCTGTTTTGTTTGAGTTGATTGTAGGAGGTCTGACAAAATAGAAAGTCATTCCTTCAAACATTGCCCTCTTGACTGAGCTGGATACTGACTAGGTGTGTTTGGCTACTTAGATCAATCGACACCAAGTATTCTCAATTTGCACCAGAGAATATGCCAAAATTGCAATTAAGTTCAATTGAGACAACCCCATCAAATGATTGCCAACAATAAGAGAGGCACCGGTGGTCTGAACATCGCCACCACAAAAGACGGAATAGCTGAAGAGTTGTTTGTTCATGTTCAAGACTAGAGCGCACACGATTTGATATCATATCATGCAATTTGATCCACAATCAGTTCTTTTTCAGTAGAAGGATGCCCTTGTAGTTTCAAGAGAATCTGAAGGCCTGAATATTTGTGTGAGAAGAAAGGAGCACAACATATGAAACGTGTTTACCTTTTAATTTTTTGACTATTTGTTTTCTTCCATTATGTTCATATATAATATGTTTATGTATTCATGCCATTTAGAAATTAATGTGCTAAAACTAAATACTTTATCTTAGAGGTACACCATTATTTATGGCAAAGCCATGCATATTACAAGAAACCTATCACTATTTGGTTGTAAATTATAAAGTCCAAAGTGCACCTATATATTTCCGACTCTGTTATGAgcacaccaaaatcagccaccagtataaaatacatactggaatacaaatacatattgaaataaattaaactacacatgtattttTATACAAATAGCATTTATTTTGATATATTTCTGGATGCTAGTGCAACATCTCACATAACATGAACCACTACTGGCCACAGGATGAAGAGATAGAATCTGATCAATGTTGGAAACTTGCAAGCATTATTTGNNNATTGAAGCAGAAATAATGAGAtaaaatgatgaaaaaaagaagaaaataagttcAAGCTGCTGAAAATAACTAGTGTTGACCTCTTTCTCTAGAAAAGCTGCAGCCAGCATCCAGGGCATTTCTCATCTGTTTTGCGGTGGCTTTGTTGTAGAATACAAAATTAGATAGCATGTCATTGATGCAATTAAGTACTAACCGTGTTTCGGAAAGGCATGGTCCACTGCAGAAAGAATCAGTGGCCTGCAGTGGTATGTTAATATTCCCAGATGGGTTTAATCTATATGCTTCATTACACTGAGAATAAATCtgtgaaaatttcaaatcaatgaTCAAAAGAAACGGAAAAGGAACATTTTAGAAAGGAAGAGAGACTGCTGATTAATAAAATGACCAAACGTATAGTGTTTTTGTTTTATTCATACTTTAATCTATATAAACACTACTATATATTTTAACTACCATCCATTGTTATGAATATTTAACTATAAATGTGATTTGATGATAATTAAATAAGTGTTTTACTAATTACCAGAATTACCCATAATGTTCCTATGCTTACTGTCCACCTAATGTTATAATGCAACGTTTGATGCCACCTtgaaaaattattataaatacCTTAAGAATAGTATGAATTACACCCGtaaaaaaaagtttactatttgaCAGGTGATATCAAATATGAATTAGCTTAGAAAGTATTTTAGATAGATTTTCCCTTAAGATTTTTTTTCCCGATAGTTGGAGAAGGGAGATTAGGTATAAGACTAAGATTTTCTTTTTAAGATTACAAGATACCTATGGCTATCATAAAGTACATAATTATATATTTTCCTATCAATTTGAAAGCCAATTAATAAACCAGGGAGGTTTCCAATTTTCCATCGAAGAAGAAAGTAGCATAACAATCTTAACATTTAGCACCCACATGCTTCTTTCCAAGAAATGCAATACAATAAAACATTTGTTACTTACACGGTTATTTTCGAAGCACGACAAGACCTTTGCTATGCTTTGCTCCTGCAGCTCCCCATCTGAGTAGCAGCAAAACATTGCAATGAAAAGCAAAGCAACAAAAATGAACACATTATTTACCTTCAACATCAGTGCTAATGCCATGACAACAATAATCGTGCAGCAACAGATTCTGGTGCATGAAGGGCTTGAACTAATTAATATGAATATGATGACGTTGGTGTTTGATTACTCTTTTGCTTGACTTGTATGATCAAGACAGAGTGAAGAAAATTTTATGTACATAGTTCGGTCACCATACACGAAAGTTTAATTAATAATGTAAAGGGGAAGAACACGAAAGAGGTTGGTTAACAAATAGCAGCAGTTTGTATCTGTAACAGATGAAAGGAAAATTTCACTGATAGAGAAAGCGCAAAACGAAACTACGTAATTTTCACCAAAACTCCATCTAACAGAGCTTTGATGCGTGTCCTACATAATTTATCAAGTTTGACTATTATAAAAATTCAACAGGAGATCTCTTAATTAAAAATGTAAAGAACatcttatttatttagtatttttagtatttatgaattttttattattttcacatTAGTTTGGAAATAGCATACTCCAacatctatttttttttaaaaatataaatagcaTATATATTAGATTAATAAGACCATCaaaatcatttttcttttaaaataattatttacttatatatttttttaatttaacaaaaccactaaaaaaaattgttaaagaTAGTAGGCAGCGATAATAAAATATCCTAGACCTATAACTCAAATATGAAAGAATTGACAATTTTTGCCACTATTGTGGACGTGTCGGTTATGAAATCAGATCTTGTAATAGCTATTTAAAAGACACAGCGGaatgtgtaacgacccaattttcaatatgtctagatcataccggaaactgagcgctaccaatttgtctttctaattattatctattatttatcatgtgagcctgattcgttgttaaacgcatagttaatttgcgtggtgtatttttttttgaaaacgtttggattaatagacagaatcatttataatcaattcacaagtaataacagataagacaattataaacaaccacacaaaaatacatcacaagtagttgacaacattcggtgattcagccttttttagcatatagactgttagttagaacacccctagata from Arachis ipaensis cultivar K30076 chromosome B09, Araip1.1, whole genome shotgun sequence includes these protein-coding regions:
- the LOC107615321 gene encoding uncharacterized protein LOC107615321 isoform X2; translation: MALALMLKVNNVFIFVALLFIAMFCCYSDGELQEQSIAKVLSCFENNRATDSFCSGPCLSETRLVLNCINDMLSNFVFYNKATAKQMRNALDAGCSFSRERGQH
- the LOC107615321 gene encoding uncharacterized protein LOC107615321 isoform X1; the protein is MALALMLKVNNVFIFVALLFIAMFCCYSDGELQEQSIAKVLSCFENNRIYSQCNEAYRLNPSGNINIPLQATDSFCSGPCLSETRLVLNCINDMLSNFVFYNKATAKQMRNALDAGCSFSRERGQH